A segment of the Flavobacterium azooxidireducens genome:
CTTTGCTAAAACCAAGAACTCGTGAGTTTAATGCTTTTAAAAAGAAAAGAGATAATTTAGAAGATGTTATTAAATATGAAGGAATTGCTCAACGTAATGACAGTATTCTAAATATAGCATCACTTTCAAAAGAAGATAAAATTGCGTTTTTTGAAGATTATATTACGAAGCTTAAAAAGAAAGAGGTAGAAGCCGAAAGATTAGCCAAAATTGAAGCAGAGAGAGCAGAAATCGCGTCATCAAACCTTCAAAACTCTAAAAACCTTACAATTAACAATAGAAGTAGTATTGATAATTCGGCATTTAGTTCGGCTGGCACTAGTTTTTCTGGCGATTCTAAATTTTATTTTTACAACCCAACTACGGTTGAATTTGGAAAAAGAGAGTTTGTAAAAACGTGGGGCAAACGATTCCCCGAAGGCAACTGGCGATTGTCTACCAACAGAACAACACAATCGAAAAAAGAAGAAATCGAAGAACAAAAAGAAGAAGATGTGGTTGCTTCCAAAGAAGCCGATCCGAAATATTCACCTGAATTTTATATTTCACAGTTACCAACTGCAAAAGTAGAATTGGATAGTATTGCTAAAGAAAGAAACTTTGCTTATTATCAATTAGGTGTGATTTATAAAGAAAAATTCAAAGAATATCAATTGGCTTCAGACCGTTTAGAAATTTTATTGCGAAGCAAACCAGAAGAACGTTTGATTTTGCCGGCAATGTATAATTTGTATAAAATTTACGAAATCACCGATCCGGCCAAAGCATTGGCAATGAAAGACAAGATAATTACACAGTTTCCTGATTCCAGATACGCACAAATACTTTCCAAATCCGGATCTTCTGCAGAAAGTTTGATGGATGACCCGGAAGTTGTTTATAAGAACCTTTATAAAGCATATGAAAAAGGAGAATATAGAGAAGTTTCCGCTAATACTGATTTTGCCATTGAAAAATTTACCGGAGATGAAATCATGCCAAAATTAGAATTGTTAAAATCGAAAATTATAGCCAAAATTAAAGGACTTGCAGAATATAAGAAGGCGTTAAATTACGTTGCCTTAACTTATCCAAATTCAGACGAAGGAAAAGATGCCGAAGAGTTGTTATATGATAATATTCCGTATTTAGAAAGTTTATATTTTGATCAAGCAGAACCAACAACATATAAAGTGCTTTATCATGCGGATAATTTAGAGGATAAAAAAGTAAAAACGTTAATTGAAAAAATCACCAAATTCATTAAAGAAAGAAATCAATCGCAATTAACCACTTCTATCGATTTGTATACGATGGATAAAAACTTTTTTGTAATTCATGGATTACGAGATGAAGAATATGCCAAAGGTGTTGTTTCTATTTTGAAAGAATTTAAAGACTATAAAATTGCTGAGCAAGCTATCGTTATTTCATCGGAAAATTATAAAGTAGTTCAGATGAAAAAGAACTTAGAAGAATACCTTGATCCGAGTTTGAGAGTTGTTCCCCCGCCTTATACTGCAAAGCCTAAAAGAGCAAAGCAACAACAAGAGCGTTCACAGGTTGTTATTCCTACACAAAATCCAAAACTGCCACCTACGCAAAGCAAAGGAAGTATGCAACCGCCATCAGGTAATGATCCGCAAACAAAACCCAAAGCTACTAACAATGCCATAGATAGCAGAAATAGTACACCAGAAACCAGATCGGCTATTATGCCTCCATCTGAAGGTAACCCCAAAAAAGGATAGGTATGTTTAAAAAAGACTCTAAATCATATACAGACTTACTTGGAAAAACGAATAGAATTGTAGAAGGAACCATTATAAAAGGTGATATTTCCACTTCTGCCGATTTTAGATTGGATGGTCACTTAATTGGAAATTTTCATTCAAAGGGAAAAATTGTGATAGGGCCAACTGGAATGGTAAAAGGTGATATTGTTTGCAAAAATGCCGATATCGAAGGTAAGTTTGAAGGCAAAATTCAAGTTTCGGAAATTTTAAGCCTAAAATCAAAAGCAATAATTCATGGTGAAGTGATTTGCGGAAAACTAGCAGTAGAACCCGGAGCAGAATTCAGTGCTTCCTGTGTCATGAAACCCAACGTGAAAACTTTACCACCACAAAATGAATCAGGATCCGAAGAAAAAACCGCTTAATAAATGGTTGGTTCTAATGAACATTCCGTTTCAAATGGGAGTCATTATTTTTGCAGGAGTTTATTTTGGTAATTGGCTCGACGAAAAACAACAAAACGAAAATTCACTTTATACTATTATTTTTTCATTGTTAGCTGTTTTTATAGCTTTGTACAATGTGATTCAACAAGTGAAAAATCTTAATAAAGAATAATGTATGAAAGAAAAATTACTGCCTTTTATCAAACAATTTATACCTTTTTCAATTCTTTTATTTGTTTCTCAATTACTGATTACTCGTTTTTTGTTTGCCGAAACACCTTTTTATTATTCGGTTTACAGCATTTATGCTTTTCATTTTATACTCACTTTTTTATTGTATTTGTTTCTAGTTTTTGTCAATGTCACTTTTTTTGATAAAACAGGATATACTTTTCTAGCTACCGGAATTTTGAAGATGATGGCATCGGTTGTGTTCCTTCTTCCATTAATTCAATCTGATTTTGAAGATAAAATTCCGGATGTTGGAGCTTTTTTTATTCCCTTTTTTCTTTTTTTATTATTTGAAACCATTCATTCTGTGAGACTATTAAACGCAGAATGATTGAGTAATCCGTAAAAAATGACCTTCTTTTAAACCTTTATTTAAAAATTGTGTTTATATATTTTCGTTTATTAATAAAATATGTACCTTTGCACGAAATTTTAACGACATTAAATTCTGCTAAATTTTAAAAATGAGAATAGCAAAAAGTACCATTCAGTTCATTGCGGTTTTATTAGTAACGCTGTTGCCGATTTCCGGTTTTGCCGGAGGATCACATTCCGATGATAAAGAGTTTAATGCCACAGACTTAATCAATTCGCACATTGGTGATTCGCACGAATTTCACATTGCCGATTGGGATGGTCATCCAATCACATTTTATTTGCCGGTTATTTTATGGACAGAAAACGGATTGAAAATATTTTCATCCTCAAAATTTCACCATGATAATGAAGCAAAAGAAGTAGTTGAAATTGATGGAGAAAAATTCGTTCGTTATAAAGAAGTAATTTATTATGCCGATAAATTTGCTGAAATTACTAATGAGTCAGACAAAAGCGGATTAAATTTTGCCGCAAGACCGTTGAACTTTTCAATTACCAAATTGGTTTTCTCGATGTTGATGTCGGTTATCATATTGTTTTTATTGTTTACGGCAGTTGCTCGTTCATACAACAAAATAAAATGGCTCCCAAAGGATTAGCAGGTTTCTTAGAACCGTTGGTTTTATTCGTTAGAGACGATATTGCGATTCCAAACATCGGACACAAAAATTATGCAAAATACATGCCGTATTTGTTAACCATCTTTTTCTTTATTTGGATTAACAACTTAATCGGATTAATTCCATTCTTCCCGTTTAGTTCCAACTTAACCGGAAATATTTATTTCACTTTCGTTTTAGCATTCATTACCTTTTTAATCACTACATTTAGTGCTAATAAAAATTATTGGGGACATATTTTTGCTCCACCGGTTCCAAAAGCATTATACCCGATTATGTGGCCGGTAGAGATTATCGGAATGTTTACTAAACCTTTTGCATTGATGATTCGTCTTTTTGCTAACATTACAGCGGGACACATTATTATATTGAGTTTAATTTCATTAATCTATATTTTCAAAACAGCATGGATTTCTCCTGTATCGGGAGCATTCGTATTGTTTATGAGTGTCTTGGAAATGTTGGTTGCGGCTCTTCAAGCGTATGTATTTACCTTGTTGTCTGCTTTGTTTATCGGTCAAGCTGTTGAAGAGCACGACCATCACTAAAATCGAGTTTTTTTAATTATTAACTATATAAATTTAACATTATGGTATTAGCTGGAATCGGTGCTGGATTAGCTGTTATTGGAGCAGGAATCGGTATTGGAAAAATTGGTGGATCTGCTATGGACGCTATGGCAAGACAACCAGAAGCTGCTGGAAAAATTCAAACTGCTATGATTATTGCTGCTGCTCTTATTGAGGGTGTTGCACTTTTCGCAGTGGTTGTTGCTTTAATTGCTAAAGCAAACTAATTAAAAAAGAACACGTTTCGCAACGGTTGGTTGCGAAACTGTTTTTAAAAAAGTAAAACAATTTTAATCTATATAAAACATGAACTTAACTTCACCGGAAAGTTTAATTTTTTGGACAACGATCATCTTTGTGGTTTTCTTTTTCTTAATGAAAAAGTTTGCTTGGAAGCCTATTTTAGGAGCTGTTAAAAGCAGAGAAGAATCAATCAACAATGCATTAGCTGCTGCTGAAACAGCAAAATTAGAAATGCAAAACTTGACTGCTTCTAATGAACGTTTATTAGCCGAAGCCAGAGCAGAAAGAGATGCTATGATGAAAGAAGCTCGTGAAATCAAAGAAAAAATGATTAACGATGCAAAATCTGAAGCTCAAACGCAAGGCGAGAAAATGATTGCTCAAGCAAAATCAGCTATTGAAAGCGAGAAAAATGCAGCCATGGCCGAATTGAAAAATCAGGTTTCAACGTTGTCAATTGAGATTGCAGAAAAAGTATTAAAAAGCGAATTAGCCAACACAGAAGCTCAAACCAAATTGGTAGAGAAAATGTTAGGCGATGCTAAATTAAATTAATCCGTATGTCAAGAGCAGCGATTAGATATGCCAAAGCAATTATAGAAAATGCTGTTTCCAACGGAAGAGCCGATGCAGTGAATCAAGATATGAAATTGATTAACGAAACGGTAAATTCTAATGAGGAATTAAAGCTTTTTTTAGTTAGTCCTGTTGTAAAACCGGAAGCAAAATACGATGCCTTGTCTGAAATTTTTGCATCCGTTCAAAACGATACCAAAGGATTATTTTTATTGCTGAAAGAAAACAAACGTTTCGAGATTTTAGGAGAAATCGCTGAGCAATATAATGCTCAACACGATGTGTTAAACGGAATTGAAGTGGCAAAAGTGACCACTGCTTTCCCAATCACTCCAGACTTAGAAGCGAAAGTTTTGGCAAAAATAAAAGAGTTTTCAAACAAGAAAATCACGTTAATCAACACAGTAGATCCATCCATCATTGGAGGATTTATTTTGAGAATTGGCGATCAACAATACAATGCTTCTGTGGCAAACAGATTGCAACAATTAAAGAGAGAATTTAGTAATTAATATTCCAATAAAGATATAGAACAATGGCGGAAATTAAACCTGCTGAAATTTCAGCAATATTAAAAAAACAATTATCTGGTTTCGAATCAGGTGCATCGTTAGAAGAAGTAGGAACAGTACTTCAAGTGGGTGATGGTATTGCTCGTGTTTACGGCTTATCAAATGCTCAATACGGAGAGCTAGTACAATTCGACAACGGATTGGAAGCAATCGTATTAAACTTGGAAGAAGACAATGTTGGGGTAGTATTGTTAGGTCCTTCAACAGGTATTAAAGAGGGTTCTACCGTAAAAAGAACACAACGTATCGCTTCCCTAAAAGTAGGTGAGCAAATGGTAGGTCGTGTGGTTGATACATTAGGAAATCCAATCGATGGTAAAGGACCAATCGGCGGAGATCTTTATGAAATGCCATTGGAAAGAAAAGCTCCCGGAGTAATTTTCCGTCAACCGGTAACTGAACCGTTGCAAACAGGTATCAAATCAATTGATGCGATGATTCCGGTAGGAAGAGGTCAACGTGAGTTGGTTATTGGTGACCGTCAAACTGGTAAAACTACCGTTTGTATCGATACCATTTTAAATCAAAAAGAATTTTATGATGCAGGTCAACCTGTGTTTTGTATCTATGTAGCCATTGGACAAAAAGCGTCAACGGTTGCAGGAATCGCTAAAACATTAGAAGACAAAGGAGCAATGGCTTACACGGTTATCGTGGCAGCAAATGCTTCAGATCCTGCACCAATGCAAGTATATGCTCCATTTGCCGGAGCAGCGATCGGAGAATATTTCCGTGATTCAGGTCGTCCGGCTTTAATTATCTATGATGATTTGTCTAAACAAGCAGTTGCTTACCGTGAGGTTTCTCTTTTATTAAGAAGACCACCGGGACGTGAGGCTTATCCTGGAGACGTTTTCTACCTTCACTCAAGATTATTAGAAAGAGCAGCAAAAATTATTGCTGATGATGATATCGCTAAAGACATGAATGACTTACCGGATTCTTTACGTCCAATCGTAAGAGGTGGTGGTTCATTAACAGCTTTACCAATTATTGAAACACAAGCGGGTGACGTTTCTGCGTATATCCCAACCAACGTAATTTCGATTACAGATGGTCAGATTTTCTTGGATGGTGATTTATTTAACTCAGGGGTTCGTCCGGCAATTAACGTAGGTATTTCGGTATCACGTGTGGGAGGAAATGCTCAGATTAAATCAATGAAAAAAGTATCCGGTACGTTGAAATTGGATCAAGCTCAATTCCGTGAATTGGAAGCGTTTGCTAAATTTGGTTCAGATTTAGATGCCGTTACATTAAACGTAATTGAAAAAGGAAGAAGAAACGTTGAAATCTTGAAACAAGCTGTAAACGATCCGTATACAGTTGAAGATCAAGTTGCAATTATCTATGCAGGTTCTAAAAACTTGTTGAGAAATGTTCCTGTAAATAAAGTAAAAGAATTCGAAAGAGATTATATCGAATACTTGAACAACAAACACAGAGATACATTAAACGCTTTAAAGGCCGGTAAATTCTCAGATGAGATTACGGATGTTTTAGACCGTTCAGCGAAAGAAGTTTCAGCGAAATATAATTAAGACGGAAGCTAGAAGCTGGAAGTAGGAAGTTAATCTACTACTTCCATCTTCCATCTTCCATCTCCTAACTTTTAAAAAAAATGGCAAATTTAAAGGAAATCCGTAATAGAATTAGTTCCGTTTCATCCACGATGCAAATCACATCGGCGATGAAGATGGTTTCTGCCGCAAAGCTAAAAAAGGCACAAGATGCCATTACAGCCATGCGACCTTATGCCGAAAAATTAACCGAAATTCTACAAAGTTTAAGTGCTTCGATGGAAGGCGAAATTGGAGGAGAATTCACTACTCAACGTGAGGTAAAAAAGGTTTTAATTGTGGCCATCACTTCCAACAGAGGTTTGTGTGGTGCTTTTAATACCAACGTTATCAAACAAGTGAAAGTATTAGCCGATTCGTATGTTGGTAAAAAAGTAGATGTTGTTGCCATTGGTAAAAAAGGAAATGATGTTTTAGGTAAAACGTGTTCTGTTATTGCCAATAAAAGTGAAGTTTTTGATGCGTTGACTTTTGATAATGTAGCAGCTATTTCTGAATTATTAACAGAAAAATTCATTTCTGGCGATTACGATAAAATCGAAATTGTGTATAACCAATTCAAAAATGCGGCAACACAAATCGTTCAAACCGAACAATTTTTACCGTTAGCTCCGGTTGTTGGTGCAGCAGTAGCAAGTTCTGATTATATTTTTGAACCATCCAAAGAAGAAATTGTGTTAACATTGATTCCAAAATCATTAAAAACACAATTATACAAAGCCATTCGCGATTCATTTGCTTCTGAACACGGAGCTCGTATGACTGCAATGCACAAAGCAACGGATAACGCAACCGAATTGAGAAATCAATTGAAATTAACCTACAACAAAGCCCGTCAAGCAGCGATTACTAATGAAATTTTAGAAATTGTTGGTGGAGCAGAAGCGTTGAAAGGATAATCAAAATAACATATAGTTAAGAAAGTCACGTGAATAGCGTGACTTTTTTATTTTAAATGATATAGCAAGAAACTATAGAAGTCGGCCTTTTTTTCAACTCTATCAACATAATTTGAAACTTTACCAGAGTGGCCAGCATCTTTTTCAACTTTTAAATAAATTGGATTTTTTTGTGAAGATCTGCTTTGCAATTTTGCAGCAAATTTATAAGAATGGGAAGCAACAACTCTGTCATCATTTTCAGAGGTAATAATCAATGTTGTAGGATAATTTACATCATTTTTTATGTTATGATACGGTGAATATACCATCATTTTTTCAAAGTCTTCTTTGTTGTCTGGATCTCCATATTCCTCAAACCAATATTTTCCGGCAGTATATTTTCCAAACATGGTCATATCATAAATACCAACAATTGGGATGGCTACTTTAAATAAATCAGGGCGTTGTGTCATCGCAACTCCTACCAATAAACCTCCTTGTGAACCTCCTGTTATTGCTAATTTTGAATTTGAAGTATATTGTTCCTTAATTAAAAATTCGGCAGCATCTATGAAATCATTAAAGGTGTTAATCTTCTTTTGACCTTTGCCATTGTTATGCCAGTTTCGTCCTTTTTCTCCACCACCGCGAATTTCTGCATAAGCAAAAACACCGCCTTTTTCAAGAAAATATAATAATCCGGTATCATAACGAGGAGTGTTTACTACTCTAAAACCACCATAAGCTTTTAATAAGGTAGGATTTGAGCCGTCTAATTTTACACCTTTTTTATGCACAATTGTGATGGGAATATCTTTGTTATCTCGACTTTTAAATGTGGAATAAGTTGTAACAAAATAATCCAATGGAAACAAAGTAACCTTTGGTCTAATGTATTCATTATAATATTCTTGTGACTTTCCTGTTTCAAGGTTTAATTTAAAATTTCTATACGAAATTACATAGGAAGAAAATGTAACAAATAAATCCTTGGTTTCACTGTTATAAAATTCTACTTCTACATTCATGTTATGAGGAGCGTCAAATTTTCGTAGAAATACCCCTTCTTCATTATAAATTCTTAAAATATAATCACCTGCCGATTTATATTTACAAATAATATAATCTCCCAAAAAACGAGTTTCCAATAATAAATTATTAAAGAGTTGAGGAATGATAACTTTTTCATCGTCACGGTTTAAAATAGAAAATGATCGCACGTCTCCCCATTCATATTTGTCAGAAGAAAAGTAGATTTTTCCTTTTCTATAAGTTATAAAATCAAAATTAGATTCATCATTACTAATGAACTTATTTAAGGTAATTTTTTCATCTGCTATTGGAGAAAAATAATAGTTTTTAAAACCATTTTCTCTTATGTTCTCAATGATAAAAAGAGTGTCTTTTAAGTTTAGAAAAGTAAAATTATTATCACTTTCAGAAGTGTCAAAAATTAATTTATCATCATTTTGCGAGGTGTTTATTCGATGATAGTAAAGTTGATTAGTAGAATCTTTTGCAAATGCTGTTTGATTACTGTTTTTTTTATAAAACACGCCAAGACTCTTATTCCAAACTACATTAGAAAATTTCACGTTAATGAGCACGTCTTCTAAATCTTTTGATTTATGAAACTGTTTAAACCTTATTTCTTGCCGATCACTTCCATCTGGGGTTAATTTATAAGCAAGGTAATTATTATTAGAAGATGGATAATAACCAGTTATATAGGCATTTTTGTTTTTAGTAATTTCATACGGATTGACAATCTCTACAGCATCATCATTCAAGTTTTTTCTATAAAACAAGGCAGCAGGAAGGTTTTTATCCTTTCTATATCGCATATAAAAATAATTCCCTTTTTTGGTTGGCAGAGCATTGGTAGATAAATAATCATAGTCTTTTATTTTATTAGCTACATTATATTCTTTGTTTGATGTCTTAAAGATTGAATCTGTAATGTTATTTTGTAAATCAATCCAGTTTTGAGTTTCAGCAATCTTCATTTTTTCTAACCAAGCATATTCATCTTCAAATGTTTTACCATGATATTCAATAGATGATGTATTTTTGTGCGTGCTGGGATAGTTCTGAGAATTTACAGAATAAAAACTTAGAAGAATTATTGTTTGAAGTAGGAAATGTTTCAATTTTTGAGTTTTTTAAAAATATAATTAGAAGTCTAAACCTGATTTATGAACTAAAAAGTTGTTTTGAAGTGATAGGTAGAGTTGTCTTTTTAAAATTCTATTTACCACAATTTTTTTTTAAATAATTTATAAGAAGCTACAACCGAAATTGTACCAGTGTTCACATTTGAAATATTTCTGAATATATAATAATCTAATCCAACACTATATTTTTCATTAAATGAATAGCCTCCTCCGATTTTTGCTAACGAAGAAAATTTTGATTTTGGTTCGTCAATAGTTAGTGATGGTGCTGAACTAGATGTGAATTCAAAGCTTAAATTTTCAGTTCTATTTAAAGGCAGAATAATACCATATGATGCATTGACGAATAATTTAGAATTATTATTCAAATCAAAATAATATCTTACTCCAACAGGAAGTTCAACAAACGAGTATTTATACTCACTTTTAAATTCTATATCATAACCAAAATAGGTTGTTACAGGTGTTTGAGCTGAAGGTATTTCTGTTGTAACTGTTCGTCCAATAACATTATTGTACCTTTTGGTAGATTGATCTTTGTAGCCTTGATAAGTTAGCGAAAAAATCAATGCCCATTTGTTTTTGCGATAGGGTAAAAGAATTTCAAACTCACCTCCAACTAAAAAATTCACAGACAAATCAGAATTCGTGTGTTCTAATGTTCTTTTCCCGGTGGTTGAAGAAAAAGATACATCAGACTTTAGACCGGTGTTAATTGAACCACCAGCTAATGCTCTAAAAACGTATTTAGATTTTGTTTTATTTTCTAAAAAATCAACATATTCTCCATTTATACATTGATTATAATCTGAAAAATAATCAATAAACATTTTTTGTTTATACTTTAACTTACGTAGTTTTTCGGCAGAATTATCTCGGCATTTTACGTTATTGTATAATTCTGTACGATAAACGAAATCTTCAATTATCTTACCGTCCTTATTTTCATAACGTTTAAAAATCAGTTGTTTTATTTCTTCATTTTCGTTTTTATAAAAGAACAACCCAGTAGAGACATCTTCATATAACGAAGCTTTTCCTTCTACCAATACTTTTAATATTACTGGTTCAAGTTTCGGATTAAAACCCTCACTAGTTTTTTCTCGATCAATATTTACAACTTGTTTTTTATAATAATGAGGAGTGTTGTAAACTTGAAACGAATTGATTTGGTTAAAATCTGTTACTTCTGTTTTACCGTCTTCAGAAAGTTTATATTCAACTTGTTTTGGTTGGTTTATCCAATCTTGATTTTTTATCCAACATTCAATTTTTTCATTTTGATTGTTTATAAAATATCCTTTTTCAAAAACAACTTGACTGTAGCTGTTTGTTAAAAATAAAATGATTAATAATTGCAATGTTTTTTTCATTGGATTAGATTTAAAATTTATTGAAAGGAAAAAGCTTTTTGATTTTTTATTGCTAAAGAAATCGATAAGAAGCTTGCACCGAAAATGCAACAATATCACTTTGTGGGAGTTGAACGGTAGAATAGTTTCCTGATAATGAATATTTATTATTGTAAACATAACCAACGCTAATTTGCTTTCCTTTTGTTTGTCTTGATGCATCTAGAATTCTTAAAGGAACACCATAATTGATTTCAGGATCATAGCTCCTGTTTTCTGTTTTATCAATTATAAAAATAAATTTATAAGCAATCCCTAAAAAGAGTTTGGAGTTTTTATTTAAATGAAAATAATGTCTAAGTCCAAGAGGTATATCTAGATATGAATATGAGTCCTCTAAGCTTAAAGTTCCGTTATATCCTCCGTATAAATCTCTTGGGCTAGTAGAAAATTCTTGATTTTGTTGTGATTGATAATTTGGAGCAATAAATATTGACCATTTGTTTTTGTGAAAAGGCAATAACATTTCTGCTTCAAAACCGAGCATAAAATTAATGTTAGATGACGATTTATATTTCAATGGTCTATTTTCAAAAAAACCTACAGTAACTATTGATTCCATTGTGTAAAAGTTGACTCCACCGAATGCTTTGAGGTTAAATTCAGTTTTCGTTTTACTTTCATTAAATTCACTATAATTTGCATTAGAACATTCATTAAAATCAATAACGTAATTAACTAACGAATTTTGTTTGTAATTAATTTTACGTAGTTTTTCGGCAGAATTATCTCGACATTTTAGATTGTTATACAATTCTGTTCGGAACGAAAAATCTTCATTTATTTTACCATCATTATCAGCATAATTTTTATAAACAAGTTGCTTAATGTCCCCATTGTCAATTTTATAAAAATAGGTGCTGCGGGAAATGTCTGCAAATAATGTTGCTTTACCCTCTACCAAAACCCGTAAGATTATTGTTTCAAGTTTCGGATTAAAACCTTCAATTTTTGTTTCTCGATCAATATTTACAGCTTGTTTTTTATAATAATGATGAGTGTTATAAACTTGAAAAGAATTGATTTGGTTAAAATCTGTTACTTCTGTTTTACCGTCTTCTGAAAGTTTGTATTCAATTTGTTTAGGTTGATTTATCCAATCTTGATTTTTTATCAAACATTCAATTTTTTCATTTTGATTGTTTACAAAATATCCTTTTTCAAAAACAACTTGACTGTAGCTGTTTGTTAAAAATAAAATAATTAGTAAGTGGAATATTTTTTTCATTGGATTAGATTTAAAATTTATTGAAAGGAAAAAGCTTTTTGATTTTTTGATATTTTTTATTGCTAAAGAAATCGATAAGAACCTTGTAGCGAAAATCCAATAATATTGCTTTGAGATAATTGCAAAATTGAATAATTCGCAGAAATTGATAACTTAGAATTAACTACATAGCCTACGCCAAACTTTGTAGAACCT
Coding sequences within it:
- the porW gene encoding type IX secretion system periplasmic lipoprotein PorW/SprE, which gives rise to MKSITLKYFIFFFTATVLIACSTKKDKFINRNFHAVNTEYNVLFNGELAFQAGLNEVRDTYNDNFWDVLPIERMQTAEEAILPGQKAKNANFEKAEEKATKAIQKRSMLIGGSEKNPQMDEAHLLLGKSRYYDQRFIPALEAFNYILYKSPASDKIYEAKIWREKTNVRLENDALAVNNLTKLLSEIKFKDQIFADANATLAQAFLNLEQKDSAISRLRLATKFTKKDEEEARYKFILGQLFESIEEKDSAFAYYQSVIDMKRNSPKRYTIQAHSKQIQQFDVVKGDTIVLFEKFKKLLEDRENRPYLDVLYHQKALVYERLKQPDNAVKNYNKSLKAQSLDNYLLASNYRNLGEIYFYKAKYQTAGHYYDSTLALLKPRTREFNAFKKKRDNLEDVIKYEGIAQRNDSILNIASLSKEDKIAFFEDYITKLKKKEVEAERLAKIEAERAEIASSNLQNSKNLTINNRSSIDNSAFSSAGTSFSGDSKFYFYNPTTVEFGKREFVKTWGKRFPEGNWRLSTNRTTQSKKEEIEEQKEEDVVASKEADPKYSPEFYISQLPTAKVELDSIAKERNFAYYQLGVIYKEKFKEYQLASDRLEILLRSKPEERLILPAMYNLYKIYEITDPAKALAMKDKIITQFPDSRYAQILSKSGSSAESLMDDPEVVYKNLYKAYEKGEYREVSANTDFAIEKFTGDEIMPKLELLKSKIIAKIKGLAEYKKALNYVALTYPNSDEGKDAEELLYDNIPYLESLYFDQAEPTTYKVLYHADNLEDKKVKTLIEKITKFIKERNQSQLTTSIDLYTMDKNFFVIHGLRDEEYAKGVVSILKEFKDYKIAEQAIVISSENYKVVQMKKNLEEYLDPSLRVVPPPYTAKPKRAKQQQERSQVVIPTQNPKLPPTQSKGSMQPPSGNDPQTKPKATNNAIDSRNSTPETRSAIMPPSEGNPKKG
- a CDS encoding bactofilin family protein, translated to MFKKDSKSYTDLLGKTNRIVEGTIIKGDISTSADFRLDGHLIGNFHSKGKIVIGPTGMVKGDIVCKNADIEGKFEGKIQVSEILSLKSKAIIHGEVICGKLAVEPGAEFSASCVMKPNVKTLPPQNESGSEEKTA
- a CDS encoding AtpZ/AtpI family protein; translated protein: MNQDPKKKPLNKWLVLMNIPFQMGVIIFAGVYFGNWLDEKQQNENSLYTIIFSLLAVFIALYNVIQQVKNLNKE
- the atpE gene encoding ATP synthase F0 subunit C encodes the protein MVLAGIGAGLAVIGAGIGIGKIGGSAMDAMARQPEAAGKIQTAMIIAAALIEGVALFAVVVALIAKAN
- a CDS encoding F0F1 ATP synthase subunit B translates to MNLTSPESLIFWTTIIFVVFFFLMKKFAWKPILGAVKSREESINNALAAAETAKLEMQNLTASNERLLAEARAERDAMMKEAREIKEKMINDAKSEAQTQGEKMIAQAKSAIESEKNAAMAELKNQVSTLSIEIAEKVLKSELANTEAQTKLVEKMLGDAKLN
- the atpH gene encoding ATP synthase F1 subunit delta, whose amino-acid sequence is MRMSRAAIRYAKAIIENAVSNGRADAVNQDMKLINETVNSNEELKLFLVSPVVKPEAKYDALSEIFASVQNDTKGLFLLLKENKRFEILGEIAEQYNAQHDVLNGIEVAKVTTAFPITPDLEAKVLAKIKEFSNKKITLINTVDPSIIGGFILRIGDQQYNASVANRLQQLKREFSN
- the atpA gene encoding F0F1 ATP synthase subunit alpha codes for the protein MAEIKPAEISAILKKQLSGFESGASLEEVGTVLQVGDGIARVYGLSNAQYGELVQFDNGLEAIVLNLEEDNVGVVLLGPSTGIKEGSTVKRTQRIASLKVGEQMVGRVVDTLGNPIDGKGPIGGDLYEMPLERKAPGVIFRQPVTEPLQTGIKSIDAMIPVGRGQRELVIGDRQTGKTTVCIDTILNQKEFYDAGQPVFCIYVAIGQKASTVAGIAKTLEDKGAMAYTVIVAANASDPAPMQVYAPFAGAAIGEYFRDSGRPALIIYDDLSKQAVAYREVSLLLRRPPGREAYPGDVFYLHSRLLERAAKIIADDDIAKDMNDLPDSLRPIVRGGGSLTALPIIETQAGDVSAYIPTNVISITDGQIFLDGDLFNSGVRPAINVGISVSRVGGNAQIKSMKKVSGTLKLDQAQFRELEAFAKFGSDLDAVTLNVIEKGRRNVEILKQAVNDPYTVEDQVAIIYAGSKNLLRNVPVNKVKEFERDYIEYLNNKHRDTLNALKAGKFSDEITDVLDRSAKEVSAKYN
- the atpG gene encoding ATP synthase F1 subunit gamma; the protein is MANLKEIRNRISSVSSTMQITSAMKMVSAAKLKKAQDAITAMRPYAEKLTEILQSLSASMEGEIGGEFTTQREVKKVLIVAITSNRGLCGAFNTNVIKQVKVLADSYVGKKVDVVAIGKKGNDVLGKTCSVIANKSEVFDALTFDNVAAISELLTEKFISGDYDKIEIVYNQFKNAATQIVQTEQFLPLAPVVGAAVASSDYIFEPSKEEIVLTLIPKSLKTQLYKAIRDSFASEHGARMTAMHKATDNATELRNQLKLTYNKARQAAITNEILEIVGGAEALKG